A part of Salmo trutta chromosome 15, fSalTru1.1, whole genome shotgun sequence genomic DNA contains:
- the LOC115148421 gene encoding heart- and neural crest derivatives-expressed protein 1: MNLIGSYQHHHLMHETFPFVQRCHQDYPYFQNWVVNHGEVNSDFQIQMPYSTEFGAPGPAQESQLDALSACMGKRRASGPKKERRRTESINTAFAELRECIPNVPVDTKLSKIKTLRLATSYIAYLMDVLAKDTGETEGFKAEINKYDRDLKRKRETNDVLQKSLGNEKKFKGRTGWPQQVWALELNQ, from the exons ATGAACCTTATTGGGAGCTACCAGCATCATCATCTGATGCACGAGACGTTTCCGTTCGTCCAGAGGTGTCATCAAGATTATCCCTACTTCCAAAACTGGGTGGTGAACCATGGCGAAGTCAACTCTGACTTCCAGATCCAGATGCCTTACTCCACGGAGTTCGGGGCTCCGGGTCCGGCGCAAGAAAGCCAGCTGGACGCTCTCTCCGCGTGCATGGGGAAGAGGAGAGCATCAGGGCCGAAGAAGGAGCGGAGAAGGACGGAGAGCATCAACACCGCGTTCGCCGAACTGAGAGAATGTATACCAAACGTACCGGTAGATACGAAACTGTCCAAAATTAAAACGTTACGACTAGCAACAAGTTACATTGCCTACCTAATGGACGTGCTGGCTAAAGACACTGGGGAGACAGAGGGATTCAAGGCCGAAATCAATAAATATGATAGAGATTTGAAACGGAAACGGGAAACG aACGATGTCCTGCAAAAGTCATTAGGAAACGAGAAAAAGTTCAAAGGACGGACAGGTTGGCCTCAGCAAGTTTGGGCTTTGGAACTTAACCAGTGA